In Populus alba chromosome 1, ASM523922v2, whole genome shotgun sequence, a single window of DNA contains:
- the LOC118045651 gene encoding enoyl-[acyl-carrier-protein] reductase, mitochondrial — protein MALIMMRSVAMTRRGFFKLKRSSNGIRAFSSLLTSPPSKAVFYERHGPPDAVTRVIEMEGVEVKEKDVCVKMMAAPINPSDINRIEGVYPVRPPLPAVGGYEGVGEVLSVGSAVKHLSPGDWVIPSPPSSGTWQTYIVKEESVWHKISKDSPIEYAATITVNPLTALRMLQDFVTLNSGDCIVQNGATSIVGQCIIQLARLRGIHSINIIRDRVGSDEAKEMLKRLGADEVFTESQLEVKNIKGLLTNLPEPALGFNCVGGNSASLVLKFLRHGGTMVTYGGMSKKPITVSTSSFIFKDLSLRGFWMQKLMNSDKVNECRNLIDHLLCLARQGKLKYEMELVSFDDFHTALDKALGKLGSQPKQVLKF, from the exons atggCGTTGATAATGATGAGATCGGTAGCAATGACTAGGAGAGGCTTCTTCAAATTGAAGCGGTCTTCCAATGGTATCCGGGCATTCTCATCCCTACTAACGTCGCCGCCGTCTAAGGCCGTCTTCTACGAGCGGCACGGGCCGCCTGACGCCGTGACAAG AGTAATAGAGATGGAAGGTGTGGAAGTGAAAGAGAAGGATGTCTGCGTCAAAATGATGGCAGCTCCAATCAATCCCTCTGATATAAATCGAATTGAAGGAGTATACCCAGTGAGGCCACCTTTGCCTGCAGTCGGTGGATATGAAGGTGTAGGAGAGGTGCTTTCTGTGGGCTCTGCAGTGAAGCACCTCTCTCCTGGCGACTGGGTCATTCCATCTCCGCCTTCTTCTG GAACGTGGCAGACTTACATTGTAAAAGAGGAGAGTGTTTGGCACAAAATCAGTAAGGATTCACCGATTGAATATGCTGCCACTATTACTGTCAATCCTTTGACTGCTTTAAGAATGCTTCAAGACTTTGTCACTCTAAATTCAG GAGATTGTATAGTGCAAAATGGGGCTACGAGCATTGTCGGGCAGTGTATCATCCAGCTTGCACGACTTCGGGGCATCCATAGTATCAATATAATAAGGGATAG GGTTGGGTCAGATGAAGCAAAGGAAATGTTGAAAAGACTAGGAGCTGATGAAGTTTTTACTGAGAGCCAACTGGAAGTGAAAAATATCAAGGGTCTTCTG ACTAACTTGCCTGAACCTGCTTTGGGATTCAACTGTGTTGGTGGCAATTCAGCTTCTTTGGTTCTCAAATTCTTAAG GCATGGGGGAACAATGGTGACATATGGTGGAATGTCAAAAAAGCCTATTACAGTATCAACatcatctttcattttcaag GATCTTTCCTTGAGAGGATTCTGGATGCAGAAATTAATGAATTCAGATAAAGTTAATGAATGTAGAAATTTGATTGACCATCTTCTTTGCCTAGCACGACAAGGGAAGTTGAAATATGA AATGGAGTTGGTCTCTTTTGATGATTTTCATACTGCATTGGATAAAGCACTGGGAAAGCTGGGGAGCCAACCCAAACAGGTACTAAAATTTTAA
- the LOC118045649 gene encoding uncharacterized protein, with protein sequence MTLRRFCRGLNDDLRREVVFQGVSTLDQAYTLTKDYKLVTKNQWKNRQDSYSIPIRSQFRSSDSLLVASPHRPNPSNSQPYKKDKGKRVVNEVSKVSSMVKCTNCLGFGHISLDCTSKPLVIEKYKDLCKEEYCSVEVYEPNLEDFSDLDDEDVQEEELNTMSPHELEVEVKEESDMSALMVEEILRNSSVESPIEISMVLEESHDISPPELSDSSPHMLGVQHIISLEQHVELLDPLPHARYEEDEDNPSLLDCVHTMSTQVSNNVCLIPHPQSFSVHSYKPEKPIEHLLISPHDRMSKDGELQQIPVYGLDDQIHNILGLSERHHNSLILIFESIIGAALTYTRRGRLLSFSKASFFSFFNSFSLLSRVRELSLGNRIQRLDSPPTPLQFLRDFVSPNKPCIISNAISHWPALTRWPSLSYLSSTLSDSIVSLHLTPDGRADSLVPLENPKKEEICFASAHVERVPFPCALDLVLNLERKNLVAYLQQQNDCFREEYSALASDCDAHIPWATEALGGYLPEAVNLWIGNHLSETSFHKDHYENLYAVVSGEKQFLLLPPTDLHRMYIQDFPAAQYSYSSDSGEFRLELEKPLRYVPWCSVNPYPSPETKEIEMSKFPLYFNGPTPFHCTVKAGEILYLPSMWFHHVRQSPDDNGCTIALNYWYDMQFDIKYAYFNFLQSIHHGSRLMNCDASKCTLSDELCIDASELEANQEDAKDG encoded by the exons ATGACTTTGCGTAGATTTTGTAGaggcttaaatgatgatcttagaagagaagttgtatttcaaggtgtaTCTACCCTTGACCAAGCTTATACCTTAACTAAAGACTACAAGTTGGTCACAAAGAATCAGTGGAAAAATCGCCAGGACTCTTATAGTATCCCTATTAGGTCCCAATTCAGAAGTAGTGATTCTTTGTTAGTTGCTTCACCCCACAGACCTAATCCTAGTAACTCACAACCTTACAAGAAAGATAAAGGCAAACGAGTTGTTAATGAAGTGTCTAAAGTGAGTTCTATGGTTAAGTGTACTAATTGTCTAGGTTTTGGTCATATCTCTTTAGATTGTACCTCTAAACCTTTAGTCATCGAAAAATATAAGGATCTATGTAAAGAGGAATATTGTAGTGTTGAAGTGTATGAGCCTAATCTTGAGGATTTTAGTGACCTAGATGACGAGGATGTGCAAGAAGAGGAACTTAACACAATGAGCCCACATGAGCTTGAGGTTGAGGTTAAGGAAGAATCTGATATGTCTGCTTTAATGGTAGAGGAAATTTTAAGGAACTCTTCAGTGGAATCACCTATAGAGATAAGTATGGTCTTAGAAGAGTCTCATGATATTAGTCCTCCTGAATTATCTGATTCCTCACCCCACATGCTTGGTGTCCAGCACATCATaagtttagagcaacatgttgaGCTTCTTGACCCCTTACCACATGCACGttatgaggaagatgaagataatcctaGTTTACTTGATTGTGTCCATACCATGTCTACACAAGTTTCAAATAATGTTTGTCTCATTCCAcaccctcaatcatttagtgtTCATAGTTACAAACCTGAGAAGCCTATAGAACACCTTCTCATATCTCCTCATGATAGGATGTCTAA ggATGGTGAACTTCAGCAAATCCCAGTATATGGACTCGACGACCAGATTCATAATATACTTGGATTATCAGAGAGACATCACAACAGTTTGATCCTTATCTTTGAGAGCATTATCGGAGCTGCCTTAACCTATACTCGACGGGGTCGA cttctttctttctctaaagcttctttcttttctttctttaattctttttctttgttgtccCGCGTCAGGGAGCTAAGCCTGGGAAACAGGATACAACGGCTAGACTCACCCCCAACCCCACTCCAATTCCTAAGAGACTTTGTATCCCCTAACAAGCCTTGCATCATTTCTAATGCCATCTCCCACTGGCCTGCTCTCACCCGTTGGCCTAGTCTCTCTTACCTCTCTTCCACCCTTTCCGATTCCATCGTCTCCCTTCACCTCACCCCAGATGGCCGTGCTGATTCTCTTGTTCCCctagaaaaccctaaaaaagaagaaatatgcTTTGCCTCTGCTCACGTGGAGCGTGTTCCTTTCCCTTGTGCACTTGATCTTGTTCTGaatctagaaagaaaaaatctggTGGCATACCTGCAGCAGCAGAATGACTGCTTCCGGGAAGAATATTCGGCATTGGCTTCGGACTGCGATGCCCACATCCCATGGGCGACTGAGGCGCTGGGAGGCTACCTTCCAGAGGCGGTGAATCTGTGGATTGGAAACCATTTATCTGAAACTTCATTCCACAAGGATCATTATGAGAATCTGTATGCTGTTGTTTCGGGGGAGAAGCAATTCTTGCTACTTCCTCCTACTGACTTGCACCGCATGTACATTCAAGATTTCCCAGCTGCTCAGTATTCTTATTCCAGTGACAGTGGAGAATTTAGATTGGAGTTGGAGAAGCCATTGAGATATGTGCCATGGTGCAGCGTGAATCCTTATCCATCTCCAGAGACTAAGGAGATTGAAATGTCTAAATTTCCTCTGTATTTCAATGGTCCGACACCCTTTCATTGTACTGTCAAGGCTGGCGAGATTCTCTACTT GCCAAGTATGTGGTTTCATCATGTTCGACAGAGTCCAGATGACAATGGATGCACTATTGCCCTAAACTACT GGTATGATATGCAGTTCGACATCAAGTATGCTTATTTCAATTTCTTGCAATCAATTCATCATGGGTCAAGATTGATGAATTGCGATGCATCCAAGTGCACCTTGAGTGATGAACTATGTATCGATGCTAGTGAATTGGAAGCCAATCAAGAAGATGCTAAAGACGGATAG
- the LOC118045652 gene encoding calcium-transporting ATPase 4, endoplasmic reticulum-type codes for MGKRGEDHGKKEENAIESRKKDDDTFPAWAKDVKECEEKYEVNREVGLSDADVEKRRKIYGYNELEKHEGVSIFKLILDQFNDTLVRILLAAAVISFVLAWYDGDEGGEMEITAFVEPLVIFLILIVNAIVGVWQESNAEKALEALKEIQSEHATVIRDAKKFFSLPAKELVPGDIVELRVGDKVPADMRVLHLISSTLRVEQGSLTGESEAVNKTVKPVAENTDIQGKKCMVFAGTTVVNGNCICLVMATGMNTEIGKVHSQIHEAAQNEEDTPLKKKLNEFGEVLTILIGIVCAVVWLINVKYFLTWEYVDGWPKNFKFSFEKCTYYFEIAVALAVAAIPEGLPAVITTCLALGTRKMAQKNALVRKLPSVETLGCTTVICSDKTGTLTTNQMAVSKLVAMGSSAGTLRAFNVEGTTYSPFDGKIEDWPVGRMDSNLQMIAKIAAVCNDADVEQSGNHYVAGGMPTEAALKVMVEKMGFPGGCHNESSLGCGDVLACCQLWNKMEQRIATLEFDRDRKSMGVIVNSISDKKSLLVKGAVENLLDRSTSIQLLDGSVVALDQHSKDLILQSLHEMSTRALRCLGFAYKEDLSEFETYNGDEDHPAHQLLLEPHNYSSIESNLTFVGLVGLRDPPRKEVRQAIEDCRAAGIRVMVITGDNKHTAEAICHEIGVFGPYDNISSQSLTGKEFMDHRDKKTHLRQSGGLLISRAEPRHKQEIVRLLKEDGEVVAMTGDGVNDAPALKLADIGIAMGIAGTEVAKEASDMVLADDNFSTIVVAIGEGRSIYNNMKAFIRYMISSNIGEVASIFLTAALGIPEGMIPVQLLWVNLVTDGPPATALGFNPPDGDVMKKPPRRSDDSLINTWILFRYLVIGLYVGIATVGVFIIWYTHHTFMGIDLSGDGHSLVTYSQLANWGQCGSWKDFSVSPFTAGSQVFSFDSNPCEYFQSGKIKASTLSLSVLVAIEMFNSLNALSEDCSLLRMPPWVNPWLLLAMSVSFGLHALILYVPFLAQVFGIVPLSFNEWLLVLAVAFPVILIDEVLKFVGRCTRGWRRSNSTRHSKHKAE; via the exons ATGGGTAAAAGAGGGGAAGATCATGGTAAAAAGGAAGAGAATGCTATCGAATCACGAAAAAAGGATGATGATACCTTCCCTGCTTGGGCTAAGGATGTCAAGGAATGTGAAGAGAAGTACGAAGTAAATCGTGAAGTTGGGTTGTCGGATGCGGATGTTGAGAAGAGGAGAAAGATCTATGGGTACAATGAATTGGAGAAACATGAGggtgtttctatttttaaacTGATATTGGATCAATTTAATGACACGTTAGTTAGAATTTTGCTAGCTGCCGCGGTTATATCTTTTGTATTGGCTTGGTATGATGGGGATGAAGGGGGGGAGATGGAGATAACTGCGTTCGTGGAGCCGTTGGTGATTTTCTTGATCTTGATTGTCAATGCGATTGTTGGGGTCTGGCAGGAAAGTAACGCGGAGAAAGCATTGGAGGCTTTGAAGGAAATCCAATCAGAGCATGCCACTGTTATAAGAGATGCAAAGAAGTTCTTCAGCTTGCCAGCGAAGGAACTTGTCCCGGGGGATATTGTGGAGCTGAGAGTGGGTGATAAGGTGCCTGCAGATATGCGGGTTTTGCATTTGATTAGCTCCACACTTAGGGTTGAGCAAGGGTCGTTGACAGGAGAGAGTGAGGCGGTGAATAAGACTGTTAAGCCTGTTGCAGAAAATACTGatattcaaggaaaaaaatgtaTGGTTTTTGCAGGGACAACAGTAGTGAATGGGAACTGTATATGCTTAGTTATGGCGACCGGAATGAATACTGAGATCGGGAAGGTGCATTCCCAGATTCATGAAGCTGCACAGAATGAGGAAGATACcccattgaagaaaaaattaaatgagtttGGAGAAGttctaacaatattaattgGAATTGTTTGTGCCGTAGTTTGGCTTATTAATGTGAAGTACTTTCTCACTTGGGAATATGTTGATGGTTggccaaaaaattttaaattctcatttGAGAAGTGCACGTATTACTTTGAGATTGCTGTCGCACTGGCAGTGGCTGCTATACCAGAAGGATTGCCAGCAGTCATCACTACATGTTTGGCACTTGGAACTCGAAAGATGGCTCAAAAGAATGCACTTGTTAGAAAACTGCCTAGTGTTGAGACTCTTGGTTGCACAACTGTCATTTGTTCTGATAAAACTGGTACTCTAACTACTAATCAGATGGCCGTATCAAAGCTTGTGGCAATGGGTTCTAGTGCTGGCACTCTGAGAGCCTTCAACGTGGAAGGGACTACCTATAGCCCTTTCGATGGAAAAATAGAAGATTGGCCTGTGGGTCGAATGGATTCTAACCTTCAAATGATTGCTAAGATTGCTGCTGTTTGCAATGATGCTGACGTGGAGCAATCTGGGAATCATTATGTTGCTGGTGGAATGCCTACGGAGGCTGCCTTAAAG GTTATGGTTGAAAAAATGGGATTTCCTGGAGGGTGTCACAATGAATCATCTTTAGGTTGTGGGGATGTTCTAG CTTGCTGCCAACTTTGGAATAAAATGGAGCAGCGGATTGCAACTCTTGAGTTTGACCGTGATAGAAAATCCATGGGGGTTATCGTGAATTCCATCTCCGACAAAAAATCATTGCTAGTGAAG GGAGCAGTAGAGAACTTATTGGATAGAAGCACATCTATTCAGTTGCTTGACGGCTCTGTTGTAGCGTTGGATCAGCATTCCAAGGATCTTATCTTACAAAGCCTTCATGAAATGTCAACACGTGCATTACGTTGTCTAGGTTTTGCATACAAAGAGGACCTTTCAGAGTTTGAAACATATAATGGTGATGAAGACCACCCAGCTCATCAGCTCTTACTTGAGCCACATAATTATTCTTCAATTGAGAGCAATCTCACTTTTGTTGGTTTAGTTGGGCTTAGG GATCCTCCTCGGAAAGAAGTTCGCCAAGCCATTGAGGACTGCAGAGCAGCTGGAATCCGTGTCATGGTCATTACAGGAGACAACAAGCATACAGCAGAAGCCATTTGTCATGAAATAGGTGTTTTTGGACCTTATGACAATATCAGTTCTCAAAGCTTGACTGGCAAAGAGTTTATGGATCATCgtgataaaaaaactcatttaagaCAAAGTGGAGGGTTGTTGATCTCCAGGGCTGAACCAAGGCATAAACAGGAAATAGTAAGGTTGCTTAAAGAGGATGGTGAAGTTGTTGCTATGACTGGAGATGGAGTAAATGATGCACCTGCCTTAAAGTTGGCTGATATTGGCATAGCAATGGGTATTGCTGGGACAGAG GTTGCCAAGGAAGCCTCTGACATGGTGTTAGCAGATGATAATTTTAGCACTATTGTTGTTGCTATCGGCGAAGGCAGGTCCATTTACAACAACATGAAGGCTTTTATCAG GTACATGATCTCCTCAAATATTGGTGAGGTTGCCTCTATATTTTTGACCGCTGCTTTGGGTATTCCAGAAGGAATGATCCCCGTTCAGCTTCTCTGGGTTAATTTGGTCACTGATGGGCCTCCGGCAACAGCATTAGGGTTCAATCCCCCAGACGGAGATGTAATGAAAAAGCCTCCTAGAAGGAGCGATGACTCCTTAATCAATACCTGGATCTTATTCCGTTACCTG GTCATTGGACTCTATGTTGGGATTGCAACAGTTGGTGTATTTATCATATGGTACACACATCACACATTCATGGGTATTGACCTCAGTGGAGATGGCCATAGTCTTGTCACCTACTCTCAGCTCGCAAACTGGGGCCAGTGTGGATCTTGGAAGGATTTTTCCGTGTCACCATTCACAGCTGGGTCGCAAGTATTCAGCTTCGATTCAAATCCATGTGAATACTTCCAATCTGGAAAAATCAAGGCTTCAACTCTCTCGCTTTCCGTATTGGTTGCCATTGAGATGTTCAATTCCCTCAACGCCCTCTCTGAGGACTGCAGCCTCTTGAGAATGCCCCCATGGGTCAATCCATGGCTCCTTTTAGCCATGTCTGTTTCATTCGGCTTGCACGCTCTGATCCTTTACGTACCTTTCCTAGCTCAAGTATTTGGCATTGTTCCGCTCAGCTTTAACGAATGGCTTCTGGTACTGGCTGTGGCTTTCCCGGTCATTCTAATCGACGAGGTTCTCAAGTTTGTTGGGAGATGTACAAGAGGGTGGCGACGGTCTAATTCAACCAGACATTCAAAGCACAAGGCAGAGTGA